The Pseudomonas fluorescens genome includes a window with the following:
- the tssA gene encoding type VI secretion system protein TssA: MSLPISPLPELVTQLLEPISAESPCGPDLRYEPEYDQLRELRREDDTSLPTGVWQSSIKRALWPDLERLATTLLLERSKDLMISAWLGEAWLHMAGLEGLPGSLALVAGLCERYPEQLHPQAEEGDQSWRVIPLEWLARRYSEVLLTRVPLFDGREQAFAAFCLDDWQRLQRQQVLVNDSKNAKASAEAARNDQKKLAELIRNTPLSFWLHRQGSLMLSLQHLQRLEAWSDAYLGNLAPGYKSLQDVMQALLALVEEFIAMHPQQPTVAPVQTPPPSTTSTSQAQVAPAQVFQEPANREEAYRQLLVIAGYLARTEPHSPVPYLIRRGVEWGNKPLSELLGELISADAESRRLWTLLGVL; encoded by the coding sequence AGCGCCGAGTCGCCCTGTGGCCCCGACCTGCGCTACGAACCGGAATACGACCAACTGCGCGAATTGCGCCGGGAGGATGACACCAGCTTGCCCACCGGTGTGTGGCAGTCGTCGATCAAGCGCGCCCTGTGGCCGGACTTGGAACGGCTCGCGACCACGTTGCTGCTGGAGCGCAGCAAGGACTTGATGATCAGTGCCTGGCTGGGGGAGGCCTGGCTGCATATGGCCGGGCTGGAGGGATTGCCGGGCAGCCTGGCATTGGTGGCGGGGCTGTGTGAGCGTTATCCGGAGCAGTTGCACCCCCAGGCCGAGGAAGGCGACCAGTCGTGGCGGGTGATCCCGCTGGAGTGGCTGGCCCGTCGCTACAGCGAAGTGCTGCTGACGCGGGTGCCGTTGTTCGACGGTCGGGAACAGGCCTTCGCCGCTTTCTGCCTGGACGACTGGCAACGCTTGCAGCGCCAGCAAGTGTTGGTCAACGACAGCAAGAACGCCAAGGCCTCGGCCGAAGCGGCGCGCAACGATCAAAAGAAACTCGCCGAACTGATTCGCAACACACCCTTGTCGTTCTGGCTGCATCGCCAAGGCAGCCTGATGTTGAGCCTGCAACACCTGCAACGGCTCGAAGCCTGGAGCGACGCTTACCTGGGCAACCTGGCCCCGGGCTACAAATCCCTGCAGGACGTGATGCAGGCCTTGCTGGCACTGGTAGAGGAGTTCATCGCGATGCACCCACAGCAACCCACCGTCGCGCCGGTGCAAACGCCCCCGCCGTCCACGACGTCGACGTCCCAGGCGCAGGTGGCACCCGCCCAGGTCTTCCAGGAGCCGGCCAATCGTGAAGAGGCCTATCGACAGTTACTGGTCATCGCCGGTTACCTGGCTCGTACCGAACCCCACAGCCCGGTGCCCTACCTGATCCGGCGCGGCGTGGAGTGGGGCAACAAGCCGTTGAGCGAGTTGTTGGGTGAACTGATCAGTGCCGATGCCGAATCCCGGCGCTTATGGACGTTATTGGGCGTTCTTTAA
- a CDS encoding 2-hydroxyacid dehydrogenase, with product MTATVLVLVETVNEYLPILEKQGYHLELAPTPAERKTAIFEHGERFSAVLTRGPLGLTEEEIAALPNLKIICVIGAGYEQVDLQAARHRGIVVTNGAGVNASSVADHAMALLLALVRDIPHSDTALRRGEWPRVARPSLAGKRLGVLGLGAVGMAIAKRAALGFDMSISYHNRRVRNDVPYTFCATPTELARVSDFLIVATPGGLDTRQLINKQTLDALGPKGFLVNVARASVVATADLISALEHRRIAGAALDVFDHEPEVPQALKNLPNVVLTPHVAGLSPEATRAMVELVGQNLTAFFSGKPVLTPVPWPGEER from the coding sequence ATGACCGCAACCGTTCTGGTACTGGTTGAAACCGTCAATGAATACCTGCCGATCCTCGAGAAGCAGGGTTACCACCTGGAATTGGCGCCCACGCCTGCCGAACGCAAGACGGCGATTTTCGAACACGGTGAACGCTTCAGCGCAGTACTGACCCGCGGCCCCCTGGGCCTGACGGAGGAAGAGATCGCCGCCCTGCCCAACCTGAAAATCATCTGCGTGATCGGTGCCGGTTACGAACAAGTAGACCTGCAGGCCGCGCGCCATCGGGGCATCGTGGTCACCAACGGCGCCGGGGTCAACGCGTCGTCGGTGGCTGACCATGCCATGGCACTGTTGCTGGCGTTGGTGCGCGACATACCCCATTCCGATACCGCCCTGCGGCGGGGCGAATGGCCAAGGGTTGCGCGCCCTTCCCTGGCGGGCAAGCGGCTGGGCGTGCTGGGCCTTGGCGCGGTGGGCATGGCGATCGCCAAACGGGCCGCCCTGGGCTTTGACATGAGTATCAGCTATCACAACCGCCGGGTGCGCAATGACGTGCCCTACACCTTCTGCGCCACTCCTACGGAACTGGCGCGGGTTTCGGACTTCCTGATCGTCGCCACGCCAGGTGGCCTGGATACCCGGCAACTGATCAACAAGCAGACCCTCGATGCGCTCGGCCCTAAAGGGTTCCTGGTGAACGTCGCCAGGGCCAGCGTGGTTGCCACCGCCGATCTGATCAGCGCCCTGGAACATCGGCGAATCGCCGGAGCGGCCCTGGATGTGTTCGATCACGAGCCCGAGGTGCCGCAGGCGCTGAAAAACCTGCCCAACGTCGTCCTCACGCCCCATGTGGCCGGCCTGTCGCCAGAAGCGACCCGCGCCATGGTAGAGCTGGTGGGCCAGAACCTGACCGCGTTCTTTTCCGGTAAACCGGTGTTGACGCCAGTGCCGTGGCCCGGCGAGGAGCGTTAA
- a CDS encoding serine/threonine transporter: MNDQANSVEERFETTVPATLSQWSRQDTTWMLGLFGTAIGAGTLFLPINAGLGGFWPLLILAVLAFPMTFYAHRGLTRFVLSGRDGADITEVVEEHFGLKAGALITLLYFFAIFPILLIYSVALTNTVGSFLEHQLHIQPPPRAVLSLMLILGLLAVVRCGEQAIVKAMSLMVYPFIVALLFLAVFLIPHWSGGILTTASTPPEPSALLHTLWLAIPVMVFSFNHSPIISAFAVDQKRRYGANAEERSSQILSRAHVLMVVMVLFFVFSCVLTLSPAQLAEAKAQNLSILSYLANHFSNPTIAFAAPLIAFVAISKSFLGHYIGASEGLKGLIVKSGRRPAPKTLDRLTAAFMLVVCWIVATLNPSILGMIETLGGPVIAAILFLMPMYAIRKVPAMARYRGQASNVFVVLVGLVAITALVYSLIA; encoded by the coding sequence ATGAATGATCAGGCCAATAGCGTCGAAGAGCGCTTTGAAACGACAGTCCCAGCCACCCTCAGCCAATGGAGTCGCCAGGACACCACGTGGATGCTGGGCCTGTTTGGCACCGCCATCGGTGCAGGTACTCTGTTTTTACCCATCAATGCGGGCCTGGGCGGCTTCTGGCCGTTGCTGATCCTGGCTGTGCTGGCGTTCCCCATGACGTTCTATGCCCACCGAGGCCTGACCCGTTTCGTGTTATCCGGCCGCGACGGCGCGGACATCACCGAGGTGGTGGAAGAACATTTCGGCCTCAAGGCCGGTGCGCTGATCACGCTGTTGTACTTCTTTGCCATTTTCCCGATCCTGCTGATCTACAGCGTGGCGTTGACCAACACGGTGGGCAGTTTCCTGGAACATCAGTTGCATATCCAGCCGCCTCCTCGGGCTGTGCTGTCCCTGATGCTGATCCTGGGCCTGCTGGCCGTGGTGCGTTGCGGTGAGCAGGCGATCGTCAAGGCCATGAGCCTGATGGTCTATCCGTTCATCGTTGCGCTGCTGTTTCTGGCGGTGTTCCTGATTCCGCACTGGAGCGGCGGCATCCTGACCACGGCGTCCACGCCGCCTGAACCATCGGCCCTGCTGCATACCCTGTGGCTGGCGATTCCGGTGATGGTGTTCTCGTTCAACCATTCGCCGATCATTTCGGCGTTTGCGGTGGACCAGAAGCGTCGTTATGGCGCCAATGCCGAGGAACGCAGTTCGCAGATCCTGTCGCGCGCCCATGTGCTGATGGTGGTGATGGTGCTGTTCTTCGTGTTCAGTTGCGTGCTGACCCTGTCCCCGGCGCAACTGGCCGAGGCCAAGGCGCAGAACCTGTCGATTCTGTCGTACCTGGCCAACCATTTCAGCAACCCGACCATTGCCTTTGCCGCACCGCTGATTGCCTTCGTCGCCATCTCCAAATCGTTCCTGGGGCACTACATTGGCGCCAGCGAAGGCCTCAAGGGCCTGATCGTCAAGAGTGGCCGCCGCCCGGCGCCCAAGACCCTCGACCGCCTGACGGCGGCGTTCATGCTGGTGGTGTGCTGGATCGTCGCCACGCTTAACCCGAGCATCCTGGGCATGATCGAAACCCTGGGCGGCCCGGTCATCGCAGCCATCCTGTTCCTGATGCCGATGTACGCCATCCGCAAAGTCCCAGCCATGGCCCGCTATCGCGGTCAGGCCTCCAATGTCTTCGTTGTGTTGGTGGGTTTGGTGGCGATTACGGCGTTGGTCTACTCCCTGATCGCCTGA
- the acnB gene encoding bifunctional aconitate hydratase 2/2-methylisocitrate dehydratase, producing the protein MLEAYRKHIEERAALGIVPQPLNAEQTAGLIELLKNPPAGEEAFLVDLITNRVPPGVDEAAYVKAGFLSALAKGQAQSPLLDKKRAVELLGTMQGGYNIVTLVELLDDAELAPVAAEELKHTLLMFDAFHDVAEKAKNGNVHAKAVLQSWADGEWFKKRPVLADKISLRVFKVTGETNTDDLSPAPDAWSRPDIPLHALAMLKMARDGIVPDEQGKTGPMKQIEEMRGQGFPIAYVGDVVGTGSSRKSATNSVLWFFGDDIPYVPNKRAGGFCFGSKIAPIFYNTMEDAGALPIEFDVSNMNMGDVIDLYPHAGKVCKHGTDEVITTFEMKTPVLLDEVRAGGRIPLIIGRGLTEKARAELGLPAFDLFKKPEAPAESTKGFTLAQKMVGKACGLAEGQGVRPGTYCEPKMTTVGSQDTTGPMTRDELKDLACLGFSADLVMQSFCHTAAYPKPIDVTTHHTLPDFIMTRGGVSLRPGDGIIHSWLNRMLLPDTVGTGGDSHTRFPMGISFPAGSGLVAFAAATGVMPLDMPESILVRFKGKMKPGITLRDLVHAIPYFAIQNGLLTVEKKGKKNAFSGRILEIEGLEGLTLEQAFELSDASAERSAAGCTIKLSKESITEYLQSNITLLRWMIGEGYGDARTLERRAQAMEAWIANPQLMEADADAEYAEVIEIDLADISEPVLCAPNDPDDARLLSSVAGEKIDEVFIGSCMTNIGHFRAAGKLLDQVKGQLPTRLWLSPPTKMDAHQLTEEGYYGIYGKAGARMEMPGCSLCMGNQARVEPNSTVVSTSTRNFPNRLGDGANVYLASAELASVASILGRLPTVEEYMEYAGKIDSMAADVYRYLSFDQIAEFREAAANANIPVVQA; encoded by the coding sequence GTGCTTGAAGCCTACCGCAAACATATCGAAGAGCGCGCAGCCCTGGGTATCGTTCCCCAGCCGCTTAACGCCGAACAAACCGCAGGCCTGATCGAGCTGCTGAAAAATCCTCCGGCTGGCGAAGAAGCTTTCCTCGTTGACCTGATCACCAATCGCGTTCCGCCTGGAGTCGACGAGGCTGCCTACGTCAAGGCCGGCTTCCTGTCCGCCCTGGCCAAGGGCCAGGCCCAATCCCCTCTGCTGGACAAGAAGCGTGCCGTTGAACTGCTCGGCACCATGCAGGGCGGCTATAACATCGTGACCCTGGTGGAGCTGCTGGACGACGCCGAGCTGGCGCCGGTAGCCGCCGAAGAACTCAAGCACACCCTGCTGATGTTCGATGCCTTCCACGACGTGGCTGAAAAAGCCAAGAACGGCAACGTTCACGCCAAAGCCGTGCTGCAATCCTGGGCTGACGGCGAATGGTTCAAGAAGCGCCCGGTGCTGGCCGACAAGATCAGCCTGCGCGTGTTCAAGGTAACCGGCGAAACCAACACCGACGACCTGTCCCCTGCTCCAGACGCCTGGTCGCGTCCTGACATCCCGCTGCACGCCCTGGCCATGCTGAAAATGGCCCGTGACGGCATCGTTCCGGACGAGCAAGGCAAGACCGGCCCGATGAAGCAGATCGAAGAAATGCGCGGCCAAGGCTTCCCGATCGCCTACGTCGGTGACGTGGTCGGTACCGGTTCCTCGCGTAAATCGGCGACCAACTCGGTGCTGTGGTTCTTCGGCGACGACATTCCTTATGTGCCGAACAAGCGCGCTGGCGGTTTCTGCTTCGGCAGCAAAATCGCTCCGATCTTCTACAACACCATGGAAGATGCCGGCGCACTGCCAATCGAGTTCGACGTTTCGAACATGAACATGGGCGACGTGATCGACCTGTACCCACATGCAGGCAAAGTCTGCAAGCACGGTACCGACGAAGTCATCACCACCTTCGAAATGAAGACCCCCGTACTGTTGGACGAAGTCCGTGCCGGCGGTCGTATTCCGCTGATCATTGGCCGTGGCCTGACCGAGAAGGCTCGCGCCGAGCTGGGCCTGCCAGCGTTCGACCTGTTCAAGAAACCTGAAGCCCCAGCTGAAAGCACCAAGGGCTTCACCCTGGCGCAGAAGATGGTCGGCAAGGCTTGTGGCCTGGCAGAAGGCCAAGGCGTACGTCCTGGCACCTACTGCGAACCGAAAATGACCACCGTGGGCTCCCAGGACACCACCGGTCCAATGACCCGTGACGAACTGAAAGACCTGGCGTGCCTGGGCTTCTCGGCTGACCTGGTGATGCAGTCCTTCTGCCACACCGCAGCCTATCCAAAGCCGATCGACGTCACCACCCACCACACCCTGCCTGACTTCATCATGACCCGCGGCGGCGTTTCCCTGCGTCCGGGCGACGGCATCATCCACTCGTGGCTGAACCGCATGCTGCTGCCAGACACCGTGGGTACCGGTGGCGACTCCCACACCCGTTTCCCGATGGGTATCTCGTTCCCGGCCGGTTCTGGCCTGGTCGCGTTCGCCGCTGCCACCGGCGTCATGCCGCTGGACATGCCGGAATCGATCCTGGTGCGCTTCAAAGGCAAAATGAAACCTGGCATCACCCTGCGTGACCTGGTTCATGCCATTCCGTACTTCGCCATCCAGAACGGTCTGCTGACCGTCGAGAAGAAAGGCAAGAAAAACGCCTTCTCCGGCCGCATCCTGGAAATCGAAGGCCTGGAAGGCCTGACCCTGGAACAGGCTTTCGAACTGTCCGACGCCTCGGCCGAACGTTCGGCTGCCGGTTGCACCATCAAGCTGTCGAAAGAATCGATCACCGAGTACCTGCAATCGAACATCACCCTGCTGCGCTGGATGATCGGCGAAGGCTACGGTGATGCCCGGACCCTGGAACGTCGCGCCCAAGCGATGGAAGCCTGGATCGCCAACCCGCAACTGATGGAAGCCGATGCCGACGCCGAATACGCCGAAGTCATCGAAATCGATCTGGCCGACATCAGCGAGCCGGTGCTCTGCGCGCCGAACGACCCGGACGACGCCCGTCTGCTCTCCAGCGTGGCTGGCGAGAAGATCGACGAAGTGTTCATCGGTTCGTGCATGACCAACATCGGTCACTTCCGCGCTGCCGGCAAGTTGCTGGATCAGGTCAAGGGTCAGCTGCCAACCCGTCTGTGGCTGTCGCCGCCGACCAAGATGGACGCTCACCAGCTCACCGAAGAAGGCTACTACGGCATCTACGGCAAGGCTGGCGCACGCATGGAAATGCCAGGCTGCTCGCTGTGCATGGGTAACCAGGCACGCGTTGAGCCGAACAGCACCGTGGTGTCGACGTCGACCCGTAACTTCCCGAACCGCCTGGGTGACGGCGCGAACGTCTACCTGGCTTCGGCCGAACTGGCGTCCGTGGCTTCGATCCTGGGTCGCCTGCCGACCGTCGAGGAGTACATGGAATACGCCGGCAAGATCGACAGCATGGCAGCGGACGTGTACCGCTACCTGAGCTTCGACCAGATCGCCGAGTTCCGTGAAGCGGCTGCAAACGCCAACATCCCGGTCGTTCAAGCCTAA
- a CDS encoding DUF1289 domain-containing protein: MPNQLIKTPCVGLCSTVYGDLVCRGCKRFHHEVIHWNGYNEDEKRAVWMRLEQLLVQVMVAKLEVFDPVLLRQQLESRKIRFVSHQSEYCWAYQLIARGARVINNLEAYGMVLMPEFRDWDLPDLRDAIDREFFLLSEAHYQRYIAPGFLKDAIGG; encoded by the coding sequence ATGCCCAACCAGCTCATCAAGACCCCCTGCGTCGGCCTTTGCTCCACTGTCTACGGTGACCTGGTGTGCCGTGGCTGCAAGCGGTTCCACCATGAAGTGATTCACTGGAACGGCTACAACGAGGACGAAAAGCGCGCGGTGTGGATGCGGCTCGAGCAGCTTTTGGTGCAGGTGATGGTGGCCAAGTTGGAGGTTTTCGATCCGGTATTGCTGCGCCAGCAACTGGAGTCGCGCAAGATCCGCTTTGTGTCGCACCAGTCGGAATATTGCTGGGCCTATCAGTTGATCGCCCGGGGCGCGCGGGTGATCAACAACCTGGAAGCCTACGGCATGGTGCTGATGCCGGAGTTTCGCGACTGGGACCTGCCGGACCTGCGCGACGCCATTGATCGGGAATTTTTCCTCCTGTCCGAAGCCCACTACCAGCGCTACATAGCGCCGGGGTTCCTGAAGGATGCGATCGGCGGTTGA